The following coding sequences lie in one Bordetella genomosp. 9 genomic window:
- a CDS encoding lipopolysaccharide biosynthesis protein yields MRALVRKYIAGNASFWGLMEYGLGPLIALAATPVLLRQLGTVGFGQFAMIMALAGFGNVANLGAAVTGTKLVSERLHEPGGAMRGAGVSFALVGCALIFVVAVALAVWGAVSWLWPAATFGGIPVSTLALPAITVYLSQQFDQLFTGCLKGREAFATTALCEVGGRFTAYTVTCTVAMLTQSPTLASLTQAGGLLATGLLKMHLFARRDGHAVVRPLPDRKAMGDAFRFSRWSWLNSLSAVAFGSVDRILVGSLLGPATLAIYTIGAQVGQMIHTASVAVFQKTMPRVSHLASRPDGDRAVGREVRRLMAVNLTLSVLGSAAALTLSAPLLSLMLGHAYSPAHLDTFRLLILAAGLLSLNVVAHFSLLGMGNSRAVAVLNGLAGVSMVCVLFMLVAPVGESAAGWARIAYSVTTLWGIYLALRQSRPPAYVPAPTATR; encoded by the coding sequence ATGCGTGCGCTCGTCAGGAAATACATCGCCGGCAACGCCTCGTTCTGGGGGTTGATGGAGTACGGGCTGGGTCCGCTCATCGCGCTGGCGGCCACGCCGGTGCTGCTGCGCCAGCTCGGCACCGTCGGCTTCGGACAGTTTGCGATGATCATGGCCCTGGCGGGCTTCGGCAATGTGGCCAATCTGGGCGCCGCGGTGACGGGAACCAAGCTGGTATCGGAACGGCTGCATGAACCGGGCGGCGCCATGCGCGGCGCCGGCGTCAGCTTCGCGCTGGTGGGTTGCGCGCTGATCTTCGTCGTGGCCGTCGCGCTCGCCGTATGGGGCGCGGTATCGTGGCTGTGGCCGGCCGCCACCTTCGGCGGCATCCCGGTGTCCACGCTGGCGCTGCCCGCGATCACCGTCTATCTGAGCCAGCAGTTCGACCAGCTTTTCACGGGCTGCCTGAAGGGGCGCGAAGCCTTCGCCACCACGGCGCTGTGCGAAGTTGGCGGGCGCTTCACCGCCTACACGGTCACGTGCACGGTCGCCATGCTGACGCAATCGCCCACACTGGCCAGCCTGACCCAGGCGGGCGGCCTGCTGGCCACCGGGCTGCTGAAGATGCACCTGTTCGCGCGCCGGGATGGCCATGCCGTCGTTCGGCCCCTGCCCGACCGCAAGGCCATGGGCGACGCGTTCCGGTTCTCGCGCTGGTCATGGCTGAACAGCCTGAGCGCCGTGGCGTTCGGCTCGGTCGACCGCATCCTGGTGGGCTCGCTGCTGGGGCCCGCCACGCTGGCGATCTACACCATCGGCGCTCAGGTGGGTCAGATGATCCATACCGCTTCGGTCGCCGTTTTCCAGAAGACCATGCCCAGGGTCAGCCATCTGGCGTCCCGTCCGGACGGCGATCGCGCCGTCGGACGCGAAGTGCGGCGCCTGATGGCCGTCAATCTGACCCTGTCGGTGCTGGGTTCGGCCGCGGCGCTCACATTGAGCGCGCCGCTGCTGTCGCTGATGCTCGGTCACGCCTACAGTCCCGCGCATCTCGACACGTTCCGGCTGCTGATCCTGGCGGCAGGGCTGCTGTCGCTGAACGTCGTCGCGCACTTTTCTCTGCTCGGCATGGGCAACAGCCGCGCCGTCGCGGTGCTCAACGGCCTGGCCGGCGTCAGCATGGTCTGCGTGCTTTTCATGCTGGTCGCCCCTGTCGGCGAAAGCGCGGCAGGGTGGGCGCGCATCGCGTATTCCGTCACCACGCTGTGGGGGATTTACCTGGCGCTGCGGCAGTCGCGCCCGCCAGCCTACGTACCCGCTCCAACCGCAACACGGTAG
- a CDS encoding glycosyltransferase family 2 protein translates to MLRSLMRKRHLKSTQTLVDFVSRLQVPPPPPDTNLPKITVVTPSYNQARFLERTILSVLNQGYPNLEYIIMDGGSTDGSVDIIRKYEPYLTYWESKPDRGQSHAINKGFAMATGDYVGWQNSDDLYFPGALIKLGRVAAKRRPPIVNGHLYIADGDNRIFRHVYYIPLTRAKLTVVRASIPNQVALFRRDCLERHGLLKEEMRYCMDLELWSRLLRDGPNVIVPGAMGVYTAHEETKTALLQDVLEREREQIISDIRATEPGMGRFFGLSCRAAKVAAHARQGDLDYLLDKLVHKVAGRDDWHAH, encoded by the coding sequence ATGCTGAGGTCCCTGATGCGCAAGCGCCATCTGAAATCCACCCAAACCCTGGTCGACTTCGTCAGCCGCCTGCAAGTGCCGCCACCGCCACCGGACACGAACCTGCCGAAGATCACGGTGGTGACGCCCTCCTACAACCAGGCCCGCTTTCTGGAGCGGACCATCCTGTCGGTGTTGAACCAGGGATATCCCAACCTGGAATACATCATCATGGACGGCGGCTCCACCGACGGCAGCGTGGACATCATCCGCAAGTACGAGCCGTACCTGACCTACTGGGAGAGCAAGCCGGACCGCGGCCAGTCGCACGCGATCAACAAGGGGTTCGCCATGGCCACCGGCGACTATGTGGGCTGGCAGAACTCGGACGACCTTTACTTTCCGGGGGCCCTCATCAAGCTCGGGCGCGTCGCGGCCAAGCGGAGGCCGCCCATCGTGAACGGGCACCTTTATATCGCCGATGGCGACAATCGGATATTCCGGCACGTCTACTACATCCCCCTTACGCGGGCCAAGCTGACGGTGGTGCGGGCCTCCATCCCGAACCAGGTCGCGCTGTTCCGGCGGGATTGCCTGGAACGGCATGGCCTGCTGAAGGAGGAGATGCGCTATTGCATGGACCTGGAACTGTGGAGCCGGCTGCTGCGCGATGGCCCCAACGTCATCGTGCCGGGCGCCATGGGCGTGTATACGGCGCACGAGGAGACCAAGACGGCGCTGCTGCAGGACGTGCTTGAGCGCGAGCGCGAACAGATCATCAGCGACATCCGCGCCACCGAGCCCGGCATGGGGCGGTTCTTCGGACTGTCGTGCCGCGCGGCCAAAGTCGCCGCGCACGCGCGCCAGGGCGACCTGGACTATCTGCTGGACAAACTGGTGCACAAGGTCGCCGGCCGCGACGACTGGCATGCACACTAG
- a CDS encoding O-antigen ligase family protein has protein sequence MQRYRHISTLPLLCAFVFSALALSNESLVIAVGGFKLSSFDLIFVAIVFVKFLRLADGQAYTLPPPRVAVLMGLNLLVTAYLLFKAPPPPGIETGDVARDLRIVFYFLATPYLCYKDIDSLEAYRKLQWTIVFSGMTVSSLMLIKQLIGFSTVDPVRDVNLGIWILPMSIVSILYFREELGLKSRTAYLFMMFMFLALVFSLNRSQYLQLALTVTIAVLLGARVGALRKATLLFAPAIIAGLLVFYAIGYLDVLAQRVLTVETLDEDSSYGARVQEYEGQMKLWREKPMFGHGAGFRSWVMGEEGFELSTFAHNSWAFYLMKFGIVGTAIIMGPCLLLMLMALGRRYGDPALEMHRRYLIAGAPIYILIDSMSGGLAYAPKTALTGFLLCYCLSLLRNYRPMPSPYATHVGPIAPVQPVAPAWPPRRDPRPTVPGPTPGKPAFPRLPHHG, from the coding sequence ATGCAACGCTATCGGCACATATCCACCCTGCCCCTGCTTTGCGCCTTCGTGTTCAGCGCGCTCGCGCTGAGCAACGAATCGCTGGTCATCGCCGTGGGCGGGTTCAAGCTGTCCTCCTTCGACCTGATATTCGTGGCGATCGTATTCGTCAAATTCCTGCGGCTGGCAGACGGTCAGGCCTATACCCTGCCGCCGCCGCGCGTGGCGGTGCTGATGGGGCTGAACCTTCTGGTCACCGCCTACCTGCTGTTCAAGGCGCCGCCGCCGCCCGGTATCGAGACCGGCGACGTCGCGCGCGACCTGCGGATCGTCTTCTACTTCCTGGCCACGCCGTACCTTTGCTACAAGGACATCGACAGCTTGGAGGCCTACCGCAAGCTGCAATGGACCATCGTCTTTTCCGGGATGACGGTGTCTTCCCTGATGCTGATCAAGCAGCTGATCGGTTTCAGCACGGTCGACCCCGTCCGCGACGTGAATCTGGGCATCTGGATCCTGCCCATGTCCATCGTCTCCATCCTCTATTTCCGGGAAGAACTGGGCTTGAAGTCGCGCACAGCCTATCTGTTCATGATGTTCATGTTCCTGGCCCTGGTGTTCTCGCTCAATCGAAGCCAGTACCTGCAGCTGGCGCTGACGGTGACCATCGCCGTGCTGCTGGGTGCGCGCGTGGGCGCGTTGCGCAAGGCCACGCTGCTCTTCGCGCCGGCCATCATCGCCGGACTGCTCGTGTTCTATGCCATCGGCTACCTGGACGTCCTGGCGCAACGCGTGCTCACGGTGGAAACCCTGGACGAGGACTCCAGCTACGGCGCACGCGTGCAGGAATACGAAGGGCAGATGAAGCTGTGGCGGGAAAAGCCGATGTTCGGACACGGGGCCGGCTTCCGCAGCTGGGTGATGGGCGAGGAAGGGTTCGAACTGAGCACCTTCGCGCACAACTCCTGGGCTTTCTACCTGATGAAGTTCGGCATCGTCGGGACGGCGATCATCATGGGTCCGTGCCTGCTGCTGATGCTCATGGCCCTGGGGCGCCGCTACGGCGACCCGGCCCTGGAGATGCACCGCCGCTATCTGATTGCCGGCGCCCCGATCTACATCCTGATCGACTCGATGTCGGGCGGCCTGGCCTATGCGCCCAAGACGGCGCTGACCGGCTTTCTCCTGTGCTACTGCCTTTCCCTGCTACGCAACTATCGACCCATGCCTTCACCATATGCCACGCATGTGGGGCCGATCGCGCCGGTGCAACCTGTCGCACCCGCCTGGCCGCCCCGGCGCGACCCGCGCCCGACCGTTCCCGGGCCGACGCCCGGCAAACCCGCCTTTCCGAGGTTGCCGCACCATGGTTGA
- a CDS encoding glycosyltransferase translates to MVDILFVVPDLHRGGVGRCVYFMLEELPRHGLTTSLFCMREIEHEFAPTKARVTRGIARKMGNRAMQLAAPWGLIRLLATIRREKPAVVCSHGLFCNILVAGARLLSPGSFRSVAFEHNSPSAHYRATSLGGLKRLMLRLCYGAHDDVVGVSRGVVRDLVAMVPALRDKCRHIYNGIPLDDVRTQASAATPIVARPGKIHVVSVGRLVPNKGFKTLIEAAHLLNDPDIVFTIIGEGPQRQELEAMIAQRQPASTVRLAGHVDNPFPLLADADIFVSVSERESFGIVLVEALCLGVPVVATDCPSGPAEILEDGKFGELVPVGDAAAVAEAIRSLVRDAARREHLSDLGPQRAEDFSLERHCRNVADLFQPLLRKHALDRVGART, encoded by the coding sequence ATGGTTGATATTCTGTTCGTCGTCCCCGATCTCCACCGCGGCGGCGTAGGCCGGTGCGTGTACTTCATGCTCGAGGAGCTGCCGCGGCACGGCCTGACGACGTCGCTGTTCTGCATGCGCGAAATCGAGCACGAGTTCGCGCCCACCAAGGCCCGGGTGACGCGCGGCATTGCCCGCAAGATGGGCAACCGCGCCATGCAGCTCGCCGCGCCCTGGGGGCTGATCCGGCTGCTGGCGACCATCCGCCGCGAAAAACCGGCGGTGGTGTGCTCGCATGGCTTGTTCTGCAACATTCTGGTGGCCGGGGCGCGCCTGCTCAGCCCCGGCAGCTTCCGTTCCGTGGCGTTCGAACACAACAGCCCCTCGGCGCATTACCGCGCCACCAGCCTGGGCGGCCTGAAGCGGCTGATGCTGCGCCTGTGCTACGGCGCCCACGACGACGTCGTGGGCGTCTCGCGGGGCGTCGTCCGGGACCTGGTGGCGATGGTGCCGGCATTGCGCGACAAGTGCCGGCACATCTACAACGGCATCCCGCTGGACGACGTGCGGACGCAAGCCAGCGCAGCCACCCCCATCGTGGCGCGCCCGGGCAAGATCCACGTCGTCTCCGTCGGGCGGCTGGTGCCCAACAAGGGATTCAAAACGCTGATCGAGGCCGCGCACCTGCTGAACGACCCCGACATCGTGTTCACGATCATCGGCGAAGGACCTCAGCGCCAGGAACTGGAAGCCATGATCGCGCAGCGGCAGCCGGCCTCGACGGTGCGGCTGGCCGGCCACGTGGACAACCCGTTTCCGCTGCTGGCCGACGCGGACATCTTCGTATCGGTGTCCGAGCGCGAGAGCTTCGGCATCGTCCTGGTGGAGGCGCTCTGCCTGGGCGTGCCCGTCGTGGCGACCGACTGTCCCTCGGGTCCGGCCGAAATCCTGGAGGACGGCAAGTTCGGCGAGCTGGTGCCCGTGGGCGACGCGGCCGCGGTGGCCGAAGCCATCCGGTCCCTGGTCCGGGACGCCGCGCGGCGCGAGCACCTGTCCGACCTGGGCCCGCAACGCGCCGAGGACTTCTCCCTGGAACGCCACTGCCGCAACGTCGCCGATCTCTTCCAGCCGTTGCTGCGCAAGCATGCGCTGGACCGCGTAGGAGCACGCACATGA
- a CDS encoding glycosyltransferase family 2 protein has product MNRIPVSVIVMTKNEERNIEKCLRALADFDEVFVVDSASTDRTVEMASRLGARVVPFQWNGRYPKKKQWCLENLPFSHDVVLYVDADEVMTPELAREIGDCLPRFSQGAGGAFVGFDYVFCGRRLNHGHRVYKLVLLARDRARFLDYNDLDVANMWEVEGHYQPQVDGQLFLLRNRMAHHDHDGLYHYFDKHNRYSDWEASLRVKGLLNDPREANIGLRGAMKRMFNAMPFKAPAAFLHCYVLRLGFLDGKVGLDYAVARAMYYWQIGLKSRELKAAMAAATPGGGTEPVRDGTH; this is encoded by the coding sequence ATGAACCGCATCCCGGTTTCCGTCATCGTCATGACGAAGAACGAAGAGCGCAACATCGAAAAATGCCTGCGCGCCCTGGCCGACTTCGACGAGGTATTCGTGGTCGACTCCGCCAGCACGGACCGGACCGTCGAAATGGCCTCCCGGCTGGGGGCGCGTGTGGTGCCCTTCCAGTGGAACGGCAGGTACCCCAAGAAAAAACAATGGTGCCTGGAGAACCTGCCCTTCAGTCACGACGTGGTGCTGTACGTGGACGCCGACGAGGTGATGACGCCGGAGCTGGCGCGCGAGATCGGCGACTGCCTGCCGCGCTTCAGCCAGGGCGCCGGGGGGGCCTTCGTCGGCTTCGACTATGTGTTCTGCGGCCGGCGGTTGAATCACGGGCATCGCGTGTACAAGCTGGTGCTGCTGGCCCGCGACCGCGCCCGTTTTCTCGACTACAACGATCTGGACGTCGCCAACATGTGGGAGGTCGAAGGCCACTACCAGCCGCAGGTGGACGGGCAGCTCTTCCTGCTCAGGAACCGCATGGCGCACCACGACCACGACGGGCTTTACCACTATTTCGACAAGCACAACCGCTATTCCGACTGGGAAGCCAGCCTGCGGGTCAAGGGCCTGCTCAACGATCCGCGCGAGGCCAACATCGGCCTGCGCGGCGCCATGAAGCGCATGTTCAATGCCATGCCCTTCAAGGCGCCGGCGGCGTTCCTGCATTGCTACGTGCTGCGCCTGGGCTTCCTGGACGGCAAGGTGGGACTGGACTATGCCGTGGCGCGCGCGATGTACTACTGGCAGATCGGCTTGAAGTCGCGGGAACTGAAAGCCGCGATGGCCGCTGCCACCCCGGGCGGCGGCACTGAGCCCGTGCGCGACGGGACCCATTGA
- a CDS encoding putative colanic acid biosynthesis acetyltransferase: MDTFQRLNQFQMPAGFRGRNALYVQLWWMVQSTAFRYSPQFAYGFRRFLLRLFGAKVGCKVLVRASARITYPWKVSIGDYSWVGDDVVLYSLADIRIGHHAVVSQRSYLCAGDHDAALPEFPIRGRPIVIEDGAWIATDVFIAPGVTIHQNAVVGARSSVFKDMPPNMVCHGTPCRPVRPRVRTGV; the protein is encoded by the coding sequence ATGGACACTTTTCAGCGGCTCAACCAGTTCCAGATGCCGGCCGGTTTCCGAGGCCGCAATGCCCTTTACGTGCAGCTGTGGTGGATGGTGCAGAGCACGGCGTTCCGGTACTCGCCACAGTTCGCCTACGGCTTCAGGCGCTTCCTGCTGCGTCTGTTCGGGGCCAAGGTGGGGTGCAAGGTGCTGGTGCGCGCCAGTGCGCGCATCACGTACCCATGGAAGGTCAGCATCGGGGACTACTCCTGGGTGGGCGATGACGTGGTGCTCTACAGCCTTGCGGACATCCGTATCGGCCATCACGCGGTGGTCTCGCAGCGCAGCTACCTGTGCGCCGGCGATCACGACGCCGCCCTGCCGGAGTTCCCGATCCGCGGCCGCCCCATCGTGATCGAGGACGGCGCCTGGATCGCCACCGACGTCTTCATCGCGCCCGGCGTCACCATCCACCAGAACGCCGTCGTCGGCGCACGCAGCTCGGTGTTCAAGGACATGCCGCCGAACATGGTATGCCACGGCACGCCCTGCCGGCCGGTGCGGCCACGCGTGCGGACGGGCGTATGA
- a CDS encoding glycosyltransferase WbuB — translation MKIVVYGINFAPELTGTGKYTGEMAAWLAARGHQVTAIAAPPYYPQWRVHSGYRAGRYARETWQGVTVRRAPLWVPERPGGAKRLLHLATFALSSLPLLIASAARRPDVIIVVEPPLFCAPAAVALARLCGARAWLHIQDYEVDAAFELGLLKGKGLRRAVGAMERWLMRRFDRVSTISSRMLARARDKGVDETRLILLPNWIDVAGARAGRTAADYRAELGIPPDAIVAMYSGNMNRKQGLETLAEVARLLARRRDIHFVYCGDGPQRAELVNRCADLHNVHFLPLQPAERLPALLAAADIHLLPQRAGAADLVMPSKLTGMLASGKPVICGAAPGTELAAVVSQCGRVVAPENARAMARALLRLAQSPALRRTLGDAALRYAQTQLDTEMVLDRFERQLIALCAPGAALHGTP, via the coding sequence ATGAAGATCGTCGTCTACGGCATCAACTTCGCCCCCGAGCTGACCGGCACCGGCAAGTACACCGGCGAAATGGCGGCCTGGCTGGCCGCGCGCGGACACCAGGTCACCGCCATCGCGGCGCCGCCCTATTACCCCCAATGGCGCGTCCACTCGGGCTATCGGGCCGGCCGTTACGCCAGGGAAACTTGGCAGGGCGTGACGGTGCGCCGGGCGCCGTTGTGGGTGCCGGAGCGGCCGGGCGGAGCCAAACGGCTGTTGCACCTCGCCACCTTCGCGCTATCGAGCTTGCCGCTGCTGATCGCCAGCGCGGCGCGCCGCCCGGACGTCATCATCGTGGTCGAGCCGCCGCTGTTCTGCGCGCCTGCGGCGGTCGCGCTGGCGCGGCTGTGCGGGGCGCGCGCATGGCTGCACATCCAGGACTACGAAGTCGATGCCGCCTTCGAGCTGGGCCTGCTCAAAGGGAAAGGCCTGCGCCGAGCGGTCGGCGCGATGGAGCGCTGGCTGATGCGCCGCTTCGACCGCGTCTCCACGATCTCATCGCGCATGCTGGCCCGCGCGCGGGACAAGGGGGTCGATGAAACGAGGCTCATCCTGCTGCCCAACTGGATCGACGTGGCGGGCGCCCGCGCCGGCCGCACCGCGGCCGACTATCGCGCGGAACTGGGCATACCGCCCGACGCCATCGTGGCCATGTACTCGGGCAATATGAACCGCAAGCAGGGGCTGGAGACGCTTGCGGAGGTGGCGCGGCTGCTTGCCCGCCGCCGGGACATCCATTTCGTGTACTGCGGCGACGGTCCGCAGCGCGCGGAACTCGTGAACCGCTGCGCGGACCTTCACAACGTCCATTTCCTGCCCCTGCAGCCCGCGGAACGGCTGCCGGCGTTGCTGGCCGCGGCCGATATCCATTTGCTTCCTCAGCGCGCGGGCGCGGCCGACCTGGTCATGCCTTCCAAGCTCACCGGGATGCTCGCCAGCGGCAAGCCGGTGATCTGCGGCGCTGCGCCGGGCACCGAGCTGGCCGCCGTGGTTTCCCAGTGCGGGCGCGTCGTTGCGCCGGAAAACGCCCGTGCAATGGCGCGGGCCCTGCTGCGCCTGGCCCAGTCTCCGGCGCTGCGCCGCACGCTGGGCGACGCCGCTTTGCGCTATGCGCAGACCCAGCTCGATACCGAAATGGTCCTGGACCGCTTCGAACGCCAGCTTATCGCGCTGTGCGCCCCCGGCGCCGCGCTGCACGGCACGCCCTGA
- a CDS encoding helix-turn-helix transcriptional regulator has translation MTTVLIEEYAILRIAIQHILETARSPESVMAMAPQKLNEMSLSLARPVELLVLGITGMTDNDLHMLSTSMSLLQPRHTLVLHDALDPRFLMESARGGVCGLLPKSSTPEAITAAVHLVLAGGQCFPRTIVEATQSAPHMPGRGHAAIRMLTPRQEEILRLLAKGRTMREISREIGISVATVKSHARTLYWKLNARNQAEAAYIAVQEGLLKDERGEEPPG, from the coding sequence ATGACTACCGTCCTGATCGAGGAATACGCCATTCTGCGCATCGCCATCCAGCACATCCTGGAAACGGCACGCAGTCCAGAAAGCGTCATGGCGATGGCGCCGCAGAAGTTGAACGAGATGTCGTTGTCTCTTGCGCGGCCGGTAGAGCTGCTGGTCCTCGGCATCACCGGCATGACGGACAACGACCTGCACATGCTCTCCACTTCCATGTCCCTGCTCCAGCCGCGCCATACCCTGGTGCTGCATGACGCGCTGGATCCCCGCTTCCTGATGGAATCGGCGCGCGGCGGCGTCTGCGGCCTGCTGCCGAAATCGTCCACGCCGGAAGCGATTACCGCGGCCGTGCACCTGGTGCTCGCAGGCGGGCAGTGTTTTCCACGCACGATCGTGGAAGCGACGCAGTCGGCGCCGCATATGCCGGGACGCGGCCACGCGGCCATACGCATGCTGACGCCGCGCCAGGAAGAGATCCTGCGGCTGCTGGCCAAGGGCCGCACCATGCGCGAAATCAGCCGTGAGATCGGTATATCCGTGGCGACGGTGAAAAGCCATGCACGCACGCTGTACTGGAAGCTCAACGCGCGCAACCAGGCCGAGGCAGCCTACATCGCCGTGCAGGAAGGCTTGCTGAAGGATGAGCGCGGGGAAGAGCCCCCCGGTTGA
- a CDS encoding response regulator transcription factor, which produces MSKMVLIEAHPLLRLGLRQILGKVEGVWEIVGLDLANLDEAAEQNRGAELLIFGLPIETETGWQALADVRRVLAPKRILLLVDNMPMQALSRLPEGSIHGCLMKTASIEVLEAAIRLVMAGGQCFPSGQMAQAASTAETPAPAVHHMPAASAMAPASDADHRTAPAPKSAMPITAGAQLLKITPRQYEVLVLLSRGYPIKRVSRMLNISVATAKTHACTLYQRLQVKNKGEAVYTALQRGATLDWDAGGANGSNYERNRI; this is translated from the coding sequence ATGTCGAAAATGGTCTTGATCGAAGCTCATCCACTCTTGAGGCTGGGCTTGCGTCAAATTCTGGGCAAGGTTGAAGGCGTGTGGGAAATCGTCGGGCTGGACCTGGCGAATCTGGATGAAGCGGCGGAACAAAACCGCGGTGCCGAATTGCTGATTTTCGGTCTGCCGATCGAAACCGAAACCGGTTGGCAGGCTCTGGCCGACGTGCGCAGGGTTCTCGCGCCCAAACGCATCCTCCTGCTGGTGGACAACATGCCGATGCAGGCGTTGTCCCGTCTGCCGGAGGGGAGCATTCACGGGTGCCTCATGAAGACGGCTTCGATCGAGGTGCTGGAGGCCGCGATCAGGCTCGTGATGGCCGGCGGCCAGTGCTTCCCGAGCGGACAGATGGCGCAGGCCGCCTCGACCGCCGAGACGCCTGCGCCGGCGGTGCACCACATGCCCGCCGCCAGCGCCATGGCCCCGGCCAGCGATGCCGATCATCGCACCGCCCCCGCACCGAAATCTGCGATGCCCATTACGGCAGGGGCGCAGCTTCTGAAGATCACTCCGCGGCAGTATGAGGTGCTCGTGCTGTTGTCGCGCGGCTATCCCATCAAGAGGGTCAGCCGCATGCTCAATATCTCGGTTGCGACGGCCAAGACGCATGCCTGCACGCTGTATCAGCGGCTGCAGGTAAAGAACAAGGGCGAAGCGGTATATACGGCCTTGCAGCGCGGCGCGACGCTCGATTGGGATGCAGGAGGCGCGAACGGATCCAACTACGAGCGCAACCGGATCTAG
- a CDS encoding glucosamine inositolphosphorylceramide transferase family protein — protein sequence MDKKTVALLVNATEQAGWIHEVAKWLSREHDFHVAALIVARDDEPDSTRALPWTRDPLGTVARLESRMLETRHRAQLEPRDLRASLPEQTPLFELDVQAGPGGRVASDPDQLQALMALRLDVVLVLGAPAVRGQFASLPTHGVWMPVHSDLKDQRDVEHAGFWEVYQRADHTTVKLWRLGATEQADELLDSRSFNTEVFWLKNRARALSLGNLMMFDMLSALAQPERRRQPASSLQIHTAMTRPRPAQWDGAAYLARQAWLASSMVLRRAMKRNVRWRIGMCPTGRQEVVTSDAAVLVPPKGRFFADPFVYTRDGQPYIFFEDYYFRERKGKISVATYIDGAFRFLGVVLDLPYHLSFPFIFEFEGGTYMVPETCGNRTIELWKCREFPLKWELHATLMNNISAVDTIVFPYGGRWWLFTNIDRTDGVSHCDELFAFHADRPDATVWTPHALNPIVNSPVKARNAGMIMTPEGTVIRCAQTQGFLHYGKGVSLNRIEVLTPQTYREADGPVHYPNFLRKPFASMHHWHHHGGHTVFDFAFME from the coding sequence ATGGACAAGAAGACCGTTGCGTTGCTCGTGAATGCCACGGAACAGGCGGGGTGGATTCACGAAGTTGCGAAGTGGCTGTCGCGTGAGCATGACTTTCACGTCGCGGCCCTGATCGTCGCCCGGGACGACGAGCCAGACAGCACCCGCGCGCTCCCGTGGACGCGTGATCCGCTGGGTACCGTCGCCAGGCTCGAGAGCCGGATGCTCGAAACGCGGCATCGCGCCCAGCTGGAGCCGCGAGACCTGCGGGCGTCGCTTCCCGAGCAGACGCCGCTGTTCGAGCTGGACGTGCAGGCGGGACCGGGCGGGCGGGTGGCGTCCGATCCGGATCAATTGCAGGCGCTCATGGCGTTGCGGCTGGACGTCGTCCTGGTTCTGGGCGCGCCCGCGGTACGCGGCCAGTTCGCGTCGTTGCCCACCCATGGCGTCTGGATGCCGGTGCACTCGGACCTCAAGGACCAGCGCGATGTCGAGCATGCGGGATTCTGGGAGGTCTACCAGCGCGCGGACCATACCACCGTGAAGCTGTGGCGCCTTGGGGCAACCGAGCAGGCCGACGAGCTGCTCGATTCGCGCAGCTTCAACACCGAAGTGTTCTGGCTGAAGAACCGGGCGCGGGCGCTGAGCCTTGGCAACCTGATGATGTTCGACATGCTGTCAGCCCTGGCCCAGCCGGAACGGCGTCGCCAGCCCGCATCGTCGCTGCAGATTCATACCGCGATGACCAGGCCGCGCCCGGCGCAATGGGACGGCGCCGCCTACCTGGCCCGGCAGGCGTGGCTGGCTTCCAGCATGGTGCTGCGCCGTGCCATGAAGCGCAATGTCCGCTGGCGCATCGGCATGTGCCCGACCGGCCGGCAGGAGGTGGTCACCTCCGACGCCGCGGTGCTGGTGCCGCCCAAGGGGCGCTTCTTCGCGGACCCCTTCGTCTACACCCGCGACGGCCAGCCCTACATATTTTTCGAGGATTATTATTTCCGCGAGCGGAAGGGCAAGATTTCGGTGGCCACCTATATCGATGGGGCGTTCCGCTTTCTGGGCGTGGTGCTGGATCTACCATACCACCTCAGTTTCCCCTTCATATTCGAGTTCGAGGGCGGGACCTATATGGTCCCGGAAACCTGCGGTAACCGAACCATAGAATTGTGGAAATGCCGCGAATTTCCGCTCAAGTGGGAGCTGCACGCGACCCTGATGAATAACATTTCGGCGGTCGATACCATCGTTTTCCCTTACGGCGGGCGTTGGTGGCTCTTTACCAATATCGACCGCACGGATGGGGTGAGCCATTGCGACGAGCTGTTCGCTTTTCATGCGGACCGCCCCGACGCCACGGTCTGGACGCCCCATGCGCTGAATCCCATCGTCAACAGCCCTGTGAAGGCGCGCAACGCCGGCATGATCATGACGCCCGAAGGCACCGTGATCCGCTGCGCCCAGACGCAGGGGTTTCTCCATTACGGCAAGGGCGTATCGCTCAACCGTATCGAGGTATTGACGCCGCAGACGTACCGGGAAGCGGACGGGCCGGTGCACTATCCGAATTTCCTGCGCAAACCTTTCGCGTCGATGCACCATTGGCATCATCACGGCGGCCATACGGTCTTCGACTTTGCATTTATGGAATAA